The Gilliamella apicola genome window below encodes:
- a CDS encoding DUF7079 family protein, with protein sequence MEHTLNEKDLYIALSDLFVDNEVDYNHIASVAKLFPTTCVEHALFNYVAPYCYHNVLTPAPSVCYFFDEDELLSTINKIKKKENRPISKIKMRLLAFYLKFRFKDEWQKIKSLL encoded by the coding sequence ATGGAGCATACGTTAAATGAAAAAGATCTTTATATTGCTCTTTCAGATCTATTTGTAGATAATGAAGTCGATTACAACCATATAGCCTCTGTAGCAAAATTATTTCCAACAACCTGTGTTGAACATGCTTTATTTAATTATGTCGCACCTTATTGTTACCACAATGTGCTTACGCCTGCCCCATCTGTATGCTACTTTTTTGATGAAGATGAATTATTAAGTACAATTAATAAAATCAAAAAAAAAGAAAATCGTCCTATAAGTAAAATCAAAATGCGCCTTTTAGCTTTCTATCTCAAGTTTAGATTTAAAGATGAATGGCAAAAAATAAAAAGCTTATTATGA
- a CDS encoding DUF7079 family protein, with amino-acid sequence MEHTLNEKDLYIALSDLFVDNEVDYNHIASVVKLFPTSYVEHALFNYVAPYCYHNMLTPVPSVCYFFDEDELLSAIDNIKRKENRPISKIKMRILAFYLKFRFKDEWQKIKSLL; translated from the coding sequence GTGGAACATACGTTAAATGAAAAAGATCTTTATATTGCTCTTTCAGATCTATTTGTAGATAATGAAGTTGATTACAACCATATAGCCTCTGTAGTAAAATTATTTCCAACATCCTATGTCGAACATGCTTTATTTAATTATGTCGCACCTTATTGTTACCACAATATGCTTACGCCAGTCCCATCTGTATGCTACTTTTTTGATGAAGATGAATTATTAAGTGCAATTGATAATATCAAAAGAAAAGAAAACCGTCCCATTAGTAAAATCAAAATGCGTATTTTAGCTTTCTATCTCAAGTTTAGATTTAAAGATGAATGGCAGAAAATAAAAAGCCTATTATGA
- the asnA gene encoding aspartate--ammonia ligase has protein sequence MQISFKEQQQRISFVKQFFADKLAENLSLIEVQAPLLSKVGDGVQDNLSGTENAVQVKVKTINNAQFEVVHSLAKWKRKILSEHHFAVGEGLFANMKALRPDEDRLSPIHSVYVDQWDWEKVIRPEDRNLTYLKQTVEKIYSAIKATEKAVSEKYHLSRFLPESITFMDSEQLLKRYPNLSPKERENAITKELGAVFLIGIGGKLANNEKHDVRAPDYDDWSSDNEMGSKGLNGDILVWNPVLNSAFEISSMGIRVDSETLKRQLKITGDEDRLQFSWHQALVNGELLQTIGGGIGQSRLVMLLLQQKHIGQVQASVWDDSTKQNYSQLL, from the coding sequence ATGCAGATATCATTTAAAGAACAACAGCAGAGAATTAGCTTTGTAAAACAATTTTTTGCCGATAAGCTAGCGGAAAACTTATCATTAATCGAAGTACAGGCGCCATTACTTAGTAAAGTTGGTGATGGTGTTCAAGATAATCTATCTGGCACTGAAAACGCAGTGCAGGTTAAAGTTAAAACGATTAATAATGCTCAATTTGAGGTGGTACATTCACTTGCTAAATGGAAACGTAAAATTTTAAGTGAGCACCACTTTGCTGTTGGTGAAGGCTTATTTGCTAACATGAAAGCACTGCGTCCTGATGAAGATCGTCTATCACCTATTCATTCTGTTTATGTAGATCAATGGGATTGGGAAAAAGTAATTCGACCAGAAGATCGTAATCTAACTTATTTAAAACAAACAGTTGAAAAAATTTACTCTGCTATTAAAGCGACCGAAAAAGCAGTATCCGAAAAATATCATCTTTCCCGTTTTTTACCTGAATCAATTACTTTTATGGACAGTGAGCAACTTTTAAAACGCTATCCTAACTTATCCCCTAAAGAGCGTGAAAATGCGATAACTAAAGAGCTTGGCGCAGTATTTTTAATTGGTATCGGCGGTAAGTTGGCAAATAACGAAAAACATGACGTACGTGCCCCAGATTATGATGATTGGAGCAGTGATAATGAAATGGGTTCTAAAGGCTTAAATGGTGATATTCTTGTTTGGAATCCAGTTTTAAATAGCGCGTTTGAAATTTCATCTATGGGTATTCGTGTAGACTCTGAAACATTAAAACGTCAATTGAAAATAACAGGTGATGAGGATCGTTTGCAATTTTCTTGGCACCAAGCTTTAGTCAATGGAGAACTTTTACAAACCATTGGCGGTGGAATTGGTCAATCTCGTTTAGTTATGTTGCTTTTACAACAAAAACATATTGGTCAAGTCCAAGCTAGCGTTTGGGATGATTCAACCAAACAAAATTATTCACAATTACTTTAG
- the tenA gene encoding thiaminase II encodes MTSFYSLIRSCQTDWDHYIQHEFIQQLGKGILDIACFQHYLKQDYLFLINFSRVWGLAVYKSHDITEIRQSLNSLKTIAEVELDLHVEYCKKWRITENELKTLTEAKANTDYTQFVLDVGLNGDILDLHIVLAPCLIGYGMIANWLRKQHWYDAKNNPYTSWIKMYISKAFQQTMQNEIAWIDQRLLNIDTSRFEQLTTIFKQATQLEANFWQMGLDRSF; translated from the coding sequence ATGACATCGTTTTACTCACTTATTCGATCATGTCAAACTGATTGGGATCACTATATTCAACATGAATTTATTCAACAGTTAGGTAAAGGTATATTAGATATAGCCTGTTTTCAGCACTATTTAAAACAAGATTATCTTTTTTTAATCAACTTTTCACGAGTTTGGGGACTTGCTGTTTATAAAAGTCATGATATTACAGAAATTAGGCAATCTTTAAATAGCTTAAAAACGATTGCTGAAGTTGAACTCGATTTACATGTTGAATATTGCAAAAAATGGCGAATAACTGAGAATGAACTCAAGACGCTAACGGAAGCCAAAGCAAATACAGACTACACCCAGTTTGTGCTTGATGTTGGATTAAATGGTGATATTTTAGACTTACATATTGTATTGGCTCCCTGTTTAATCGGTTACGGTATGATTGCCAACTGGTTAAGAAAACAACACTGGTACGATGCTAAAAATAACCCATATACCAGTTGGATTAAGATGTATATTAGTAAGGCGTTTCAACAAACAATGCAAAATGAAATTGCTTGGATTGATCAGCGTTTATTAAATATCGATACAAGTCGATTTGAACAATTAACGACAATATTTAAGCAAGCTACTCAACTGGAAGCTAATTTTTGGCAAATGGGATTGGATAGGAGTTTTTAG
- a CDS encoding DUF1161 domain-containing protein has protein sequence MKKIILVLLLGLPMMAVASNCEDISANIAEKIKNNGVDASQFQLKLIPVDQADQQTEGKIVGSCDRGQQKIVYVRSNGISAETESNEQAPTIQEQNQKTQSDISLQQEEATPPATENQESTPIEPEN, from the coding sequence ATGAAAAAAATAATCTTGGTTCTTTTACTAGGTTTACCAATGATGGCTGTTGCGTCTAATTGTGAGGATATTAGTGCCAATATAGCTGAAAAAATAAAAAATAATGGTGTTGATGCTTCTCAATTTCAATTGAAACTCATTCCAGTAGATCAAGCCGATCAACAAACAGAAGGTAAAATTGTCGGATCTTGTGATCGTGGTCAACAAAAGATCGTCTATGTGCGTTCTAATGGTATATCTGCAGAGACTGAATCAAACGAACAAGCACCAACTATCCAAGAGCAAAACCAGAAAACTCAATCTGATATTTCTCTTCAACAAGAAGAAGCTACTCCACCCGCTACAGAAAATCAGGAATCCACCCCGATCGAGCCTGAGAATTAA
- a CDS encoding SemiSWEET family transporter yields MKLSEKAFHYLGIIATAASLCMYISYIPQIIDNLHGFKSNPTQPLAAAINCLLWVFYGLLRENKDWPIAIANSPGVIFGFIAFLTAL; encoded by the coding sequence TTGAAACTATCAGAAAAAGCTTTCCATTATTTAGGTATTATTGCAACGGCAGCTTCGTTATGTATGTATATTTCTTATATCCCACAAATTATTGACAATCTTCACGGATTTAAATCAAATCCGACCCAACCATTAGCGGCTGCAATCAACTGTTTACTTTGGGTCTTTTATGGTTTACTACGAGAAAATAAAGATTGGCCAATTGCTATTGCTAATTCTCCTGGTGTTATATTTGGTTTTATTGCATTTTTAACCGCATTATAA
- a CDS encoding MFS transporter yields MENLKVSSLSINKLLLVAGTGWLFDAMDVGLLSFILAALKQDWGLSPAQLGWIGSVNSIGMAVGAFVFGIYADQKGRKSAFLFTLLMFSIASGLSAFAWGLGSLLVLRFFIGMGLGGELPVASTLVSESVAPEVRGRVVVLLESFWAVGWVLAALIAYFLIPLPAVGWRGAMIICAAPAFYALYLRFSLPDSPTYIQLNSDAKKDSILNKVQSLLSTKFRRQTLMLWIVWFCVVFSYYGMFLWLPSVMMMKGFGMVKSFEYILLMTLAQLPGYFTVAWLIERVGRKWVLVTYLLGTLISAYLFGVSDSANQLLFFGALLSFFNLGAWGAMYAYTPEQYTTNIRATGAGMAASIGRIGGILGPLMVGLLMANNVSISTIFGLFSLSILVAIISIVFLGYETKQTELK; encoded by the coding sequence ATGGAAAATTTAAAAGTATCATCATTATCAATTAATAAGCTATTACTTGTTGCCGGCACAGGTTGGTTGTTTGATGCAATGGATGTTGGGTTATTATCTTTTATTTTAGCCGCGTTAAAGCAAGATTGGGGACTTTCGCCTGCCCAATTGGGATGGATAGGCAGTGTTAACTCTATCGGCATGGCGGTGGGTGCATTTGTATTTGGTATTTATGCTGATCAAAAAGGGCGTAAATCAGCTTTTTTATTCACTTTACTCATGTTTAGTATTGCCAGTGGATTAAGTGCTTTTGCATGGGGACTAGGTAGCTTGCTTGTATTACGATTTTTTATTGGTATGGGATTAGGTGGCGAATTGCCTGTTGCATCCACATTAGTTAGTGAAAGCGTTGCACCAGAGGTACGTGGTAGGGTCGTAGTATTATTGGAAAGCTTCTGGGCTGTAGGTTGGGTACTTGCAGCGTTGATTGCTTATTTTCTTATCCCGCTTCCAGCCGTTGGCTGGCGTGGCGCTATGATAATTTGTGCGGCTCCTGCTTTTTATGCGCTCTATTTACGATTTAGCCTACCTGATTCACCGACATACATACAGTTAAATTCCGATGCCAAAAAAGATTCTATTCTTAATAAAGTACAATCGTTGTTATCAACAAAGTTTCGTCGTCAAACATTAATGTTATGGATTGTTTGGTTTTGCGTAGTATTTTCGTACTATGGCATGTTCTTATGGTTACCAAGTGTTATGATGATGAAAGGCTTTGGTATGGTTAAAAGCTTTGAATATATTTTGTTAATGACGCTTGCACAGTTACCTGGTTATTTTACAGTAGCGTGGCTAATTGAACGTGTTGGGCGTAAATGGGTGTTAGTTACTTATTTGCTTGGTACATTAATCAGTGCATATCTGTTTGGTGTGTCTGACTCCGCTAACCAATTATTATTCTTTGGTGCATTACTTTCGTTCTTTAATTTAGGTGCGTGGGGAGCGATGTATGCTTACACACCAGAACAATACACCACCAATATTCGGGCAACGGGTGCAGGAATGGCAGCATCAATTGGTCGTATAGGTGGTATTTTAGGTCCATTAATGGTTGGTTTATTGATGGCAAATAATGTATCAATCAGTACGATTTTTGGACTTTTTAGTCTATCGATCTTAGTTGCCATTATCAGTATTGTATTTTTAGGTTATGAAACTAAACAGACTGAACTTAAATAA
- a CDS encoding aminotransferase-like domain-containing protein yields the protein MWHKQKLAPFEGPIFKKVIQLIEYYIEQGILISGERLLSERELAKQLQVNRSTIVHALDLLTERGVLIRKRGSGTYVNNQKWGVQVYSTINWRLPGHFFYQNKQTLYQQKIDKLRNSKTQIYDLANGDLPTDLIPKLQLPNISSHELVMHEKQSDQLQLGLPSLKEQIVHYMKACFAMQVDSDEILITSGTQQSLFLITQGLLKPGDAIGIESPSYFYSLPLFQAAGLRLYGIECDSQGIVLESLKKVVEQYQVKWLFLNPVFQNPMGFVMSDKRKKRILDFCRSQCIGIVEDDAYSNLAFNDNLAISPIKKFDNNDQVIYLGSLSKYIGRNIRIGWMIAPRAVIENLAKIRQHIDSGLSILPQLLAEQYLKNHYLAHQQLLREKLKCRSEQLMNWLNTKFNGEITYQPSLGGFHLYVNLPVTNTAQELMFLNHLLSQGIVVSQGSDFGDSLGKVRLSYGHFVQNLI from the coding sequence ATGTGGCATAAACAAAAACTTGCACCTTTTGAAGGTCCAATTTTCAAAAAAGTTATCCAACTCATTGAGTATTACATTGAACAAGGGATTTTGATTTCTGGTGAAAGATTACTTTCAGAGCGTGAATTGGCTAAACAATTGCAAGTAAATCGCTCGACAATCGTACATGCTTTAGACCTTTTAACTGAACGCGGTGTATTAATTCGTAAACGTGGTAGTGGTACTTATGTAAATAATCAGAAATGGGGTGTGCAAGTTTACTCAACGATTAATTGGCGTTTACCTGGACATTTCTTTTATCAAAACAAACAAACATTGTATCAGCAAAAAATTGATAAATTACGGAACAGTAAAACTCAAATATATGATCTTGCTAATGGAGATTTACCCACTGATTTAATTCCCAAATTACAATTACCTAATATATCGTCCCACGAATTAGTGATGCACGAAAAACAGAGTGATCAGTTACAGTTGGGTTTACCCTCACTTAAAGAACAGATTGTGCACTATATGAAAGCATGTTTTGCTATGCAAGTTGACAGTGATGAGATCTTAATTACTTCAGGTACTCAGCAATCATTGTTCTTAATAACCCAAGGTTTACTCAAACCCGGAGATGCGATTGGCATTGAGTCTCCTTCCTATTTTTATTCATTACCCTTATTTCAAGCGGCGGGATTACGCTTATATGGTATTGAGTGTGACTCTCAAGGTATTGTACTGGAAAGTTTGAAAAAAGTAGTAGAACAATATCAAGTTAAATGGTTGTTCTTAAATCCTGTTTTTCAAAACCCGATGGGATTTGTTATGAGTGATAAACGAAAAAAAAGGATACTTGATTTTTGCCGATCACAATGTATTGGAATTGTCGAAGATGATGCTTATAGTAATCTAGCCTTTAACGATAATTTAGCAATTTCACCGATTAAAAAGTTTGATAATAATGATCAGGTTATCTATTTAGGTTCATTATCGAAATATATTGGTCGAAATATTCGAATTGGTTGGATGATTGCGCCTCGAGCAGTTATCGAAAACTTAGCTAAAATCCGCCAACATATTGATTCAGGGTTAAGCATTTTACCTCAATTATTAGCAGAACAATATTTAAAGAACCACTATCTGGCACATCAACAACTGCTACGTGAAAAACTAAAATGCAGATCAGAGCAATTAATGAATTGGCTAAACACCAAATTTAATGGTGAGATAACTTATCAACCGTCATTAGGTGGCTTTCATTTATATGTAAATTTACCAGTGACAAATACGGCTCAAGAACTAATGTTTTTAAATCATCTGTTATCTCAAGGAATTGTTGTTTCCCAGGGTTCAGATTTTGGGGATAGTTTGGGTAAAGTCAGATTAAGTTATGGACATTTTGTTCAGAATCTGATTTGA
- the pdxS gene encoding pyridoxal 5'-phosphate synthase lyase subunit PdxS: MNQVTGTQTVKRGMAQMQKGGVIMDVVNAEQAKIAEQAGAVAVMALERVPSDIRAAGGVARMADPTIVEQVMNAVTIPVMAKARIGHIVEARILESMGVDYIDESEVLTPADEQYHLLKSDFTVPFVCGCRDLGEALRRIGEGASMLRTKGEPGTGNIVEAVRHIRKVNEQIRMVVSKSNDELMTFAKEIGAPFELVEQIKQLGKLPVVNFAAGGVATPADAALMMQLGADGVFVGSGIFKSQNPEKFAKAIVQATTYYDDYPRLVELSKGLGEAMKGIEISKLTESERMQNRGW, encoded by the coding sequence ATGAATCAAGTTACAGGAACACAAACCGTTAAACGTGGCATGGCGCAAATGCAAAAAGGAGGTGTTATTATGGATGTCGTTAATGCCGAACAAGCAAAAATTGCCGAGCAAGCGGGTGCTGTCGCAGTGATGGCTTTAGAACGTGTACCCTCTGATATTCGAGCTGCTGGAGGCGTTGCCCGAATGGCGGATCCAACAATAGTAGAACAGGTAATGAATGCAGTGACGATTCCTGTCATGGCGAAAGCACGTATTGGGCATATTGTTGAAGCACGTATATTAGAATCAATGGGCGTTGATTATATCGATGAAAGTGAAGTATTAACCCCTGCCGATGAACAATATCATCTACTTAAAAGTGATTTTACCGTACCATTTGTGTGTGGTTGTCGTGATTTAGGCGAAGCATTGCGTCGTATTGGTGAAGGTGCCTCAATGTTACGAACCAAAGGTGAGCCTGGTACCGGTAATATTGTTGAAGCGGTGCGCCATATACGTAAAGTCAATGAACAAATTCGTATGGTTGTCAGTAAATCTAATGATGAATTAATGACTTTTGCCAAAGAAATTGGTGCACCTTTTGAATTAGTAGAACAAATTAAGCAACTCGGTAAATTACCCGTCGTCAATTTTGCTGCGGGTGGCGTAGCTACTCCTGCCGATGCAGCTTTAATGATGCAACTTGGTGCCGATGGTGTATTTGTCGGTTCGGGTATTTTTAAATCACAAAATCCTGAAAAATTTGCTAAGGCAATTGTGCAAGCTACAACCTATTATGATGATTACCCACGTCTAGTGGAACTATCGAAAGGCTTAGGTGAAGCAATGAAAGGAATAGAAATCAGTAAACTTACCGAATCCGAACGCATGCAAAATCGAGGTTGGTAA
- the pdxT gene encoding pyridoxal 5'-phosphate synthase glutaminase subunit PdxT: MTQSLTSKRLKKVGVLNLQGAVSEHITMLNSLDNVQGIAVKHPEQLAELDGLIIPGGESTTISRLIRQNGLFEPIKQFAQQGKGILGTCAGLVLCGKTTTHNEVEQLALIDIHVERNGFGRQINSFETKLDVKLIGQQIPAVFIRAPYIAKAGEHVEQLAFIDEHCVMAKQNNILVCSFHPELTQDNRIMHYFVESC, translated from the coding sequence ATGACGCAATCGTTAACTTCCAAACGGTTAAAAAAAGTTGGTGTACTTAATTTACAAGGAGCGGTTAGTGAACACATCACTATGCTAAATAGTTTAGATAACGTACAAGGTATCGCAGTAAAACATCCCGAGCAATTAGCTGAACTAGATGGCCTGATTATTCCTGGTGGAGAGTCAACAACCATTAGCCGTTTGATAAGACAAAATGGACTGTTTGAACCAATTAAACAATTTGCTCAACAAGGTAAAGGTATTTTGGGAACTTGTGCAGGATTAGTTTTATGCGGAAAAACCACTACCCATAATGAAGTTGAACAGCTTGCTTTAATCGATATTCATGTTGAGCGTAATGGTTTTGGTCGGCAAATTAACAGCTTTGAAACAAAGTTAGATGTTAAGTTAATCGGTCAGCAAATCCCTGCTGTTTTTATTCGTGCTCCCTATATCGCCAAAGCAGGTGAGCATGTAGAACAACTCGCTTTCATTGATGAACATTGCGTAATGGCTAAACAAAATAATATTTTAGTCTGTTCATTTCATCCCGAATTAACACAAGATAATCGCATTATGCACTATTTTGTAGAGAGCTGTTAA
- a CDS encoding FAD-binding oxidoreductase has product MKKLTDIIVDSDRIITKDHIPQSHLTDGLKSHYGQAEILVYPKTTDEVAQLVKYANQNNLKITTRGAGTNLVGSTIPNGGMIIDLSLMNTIIELDKSTFTVTVQSGILLQDLQQFVEKQNLFYPPDPGAKNATVGGNISTNAGGMRAVKYGVTRDYVQALEVVMADGTVLNVGSKNIKDNTGLSLKHLFIGSEGTLGIITQCTLKLIAKPSVFETLIIGFNTIEQAVANITTILQTLTPTALEFVERQVAQWGERYSGFQFPLPDSNAYLIIMLDGANKQHIVQQRQQLLANLGDCNYFIAETIEQANQIWTVRGSLVRAVEAVTEQDPIDIVVPINRIADFIHYTKQLQSQSGVRMLAFGHAGDGNIHLCILRDGRDDKQWSEALEQIHNALYQKCHELGGLPSAEHGIGTAKVKYFNNAIAQENRQLMQQIKQQFDPNNILNHQVYITQL; this is encoded by the coding sequence ATGAAAAAATTAACGGATATAATTGTTGATTCAGATCGAATCATAACTAAAGATCATATACCTCAATCTCACTTAACTGATGGGCTTAAATCACATTATGGGCAAGCGGAAATTTTGGTTTATCCCAAAACTACGGATGAAGTTGCACAACTTGTCAAATATGCCAATCAAAATAATCTAAAAATTACAACACGTGGAGCGGGCACCAATCTAGTTGGCTCAACCATTCCTAATGGTGGTATGATTATCGACTTATCGTTAATGAACACCATTATTGAACTAGATAAATCAACATTTACGGTAACGGTACAATCAGGCATCTTATTGCAAGATTTGCAACAGTTTGTTGAAAAGCAGAATCTTTTTTATCCACCTGATCCCGGTGCAAAAAATGCGACCGTTGGTGGCAACATTAGTACTAACGCGGGTGGCATGCGTGCGGTTAAATATGGTGTTACGCGAGATTATGTGCAAGCGCTTGAAGTCGTTATGGCAGATGGCACAGTATTAAATGTTGGTAGTAAAAATATCAAAGATAATACGGGTCTGTCATTAAAACATCTTTTTATCGGCAGCGAAGGAACATTAGGTATTATTACCCAATGTACATTAAAATTGATTGCTAAACCAAGTGTCTTTGAAACATTAATTATTGGATTTAACACGATTGAACAAGCGGTTGCCAATATCACGACAATATTACAGACATTAACACCCACTGCACTGGAATTTGTTGAACGTCAAGTGGCTCAGTGGGGAGAACGTTATTCAGGGTTCCAATTTCCATTGCCAGATTCTAATGCCTATTTAATCATTATGCTTGATGGTGCGAACAAGCAACACATTGTTCAGCAACGCCAACAGTTATTAGCGAATTTAGGCGATTGCAACTATTTTATTGCCGAAACGATCGAACAAGCCAATCAAATTTGGACCGTTCGCGGATCACTGGTTCGTGCTGTTGAAGCTGTAACAGAACAAGATCCGATTGATATTGTCGTTCCGATTAATCGTATCGCCGATTTTATTCATTACACGAAACAGTTACAATCCCAATCAGGTGTTCGTATGCTCGCTTTTGGTCACGCAGGAGACGGCAATATTCACTTATGCATATTGCGTGACGGACGAGACGACAAGCAATGGTCAGAAGCACTTGAGCAAATCCATAATGCCTTATATCAAAAATGTCATGAGTTAGGTGGTCTGCCTTCGGCTGAACATGGTATTGGCACCGCAAAAGTAAAATATTTTAACAATGCCATTGCCCAAGAAAACCGTCAATTAATGCAGCAAATAAAACAGCAATTTGATCCTAATAACATTTTGAATCATCAGGTCTATATTACCCAACTTTAA
- a CDS encoding methionine ABC transporter permease, translating into MVKLTIAEIMEMLWKAADETFIMVSWSLLAGLVFGTLIGLLLFLLSNPFFLKNRVIGNVANFIINATRSIPFLILMVAVLPLGTYIVGTTVGPKAVIVPLAIAAIAFYARLAENAFSQIDKGVIEAAIASGASHTRIIFGILFPEALAQLIRHATVTTISLIGFSSMAGVVGGGGIGDLAIRFGYQRYVTEVLIICIIILIIVVMLIQYLGDKLANHFDRSHK; encoded by the coding sequence ATGGTAAAACTGACAATCGCTGAAATAATGGAAATGCTATGGAAAGCCGCTGACGAAACGTTCATTATGGTGAGTTGGTCATTACTAGCGGGGCTTGTTTTTGGTACCCTAATTGGATTGCTTCTATTTTTATTATCCAATCCATTTTTTCTAAAAAACAGAGTGATAGGGAATGTGGCTAATTTTATTATTAATGCAACGCGCTCCATTCCTTTTTTAATTTTGATGGTAGCCGTTCTACCGCTTGGAACGTATATTGTCGGTACTACCGTTGGTCCTAAAGCGGTAATTGTCCCGTTGGCAATAGCTGCAATAGCATTTTATGCTAGATTGGCGGAAAACGCTTTTAGCCAAATTGACAAAGGTGTTATTGAAGCAGCCATTGCCAGTGGTGCCTCACACACTCGAATCATCTTTGGCATACTGTTTCCTGAAGCGTTAGCACAGCTAATCCGCCATGCTACAGTCACAACCATATCACTCATAGGTTTTAGTTCAATGGCGGGTGTCGTTGGTGGTGGAGGAATCGGCGATTTAGCGATTCGGTTTGGTTATCAGCGTTATGTCACCGAAGTTCTTATTATCTGTATTATCATTTTAATTATTGTTGTCATGTTAATACAGTATCTAGGTGATAAATTAGCTAATCATTTTGATAGAAGTCACAAATAA
- a CDS encoding methionine ABC transporter ATP-binding protein has protein sequence MIQVKNVSVRFEAKDQIIDAVKNVSFEVNHGEIFGIIGSSGAGKSTLVRTLNRLAEPSSGQIIVGGTDIQTLKGRQLMAFRFQVGMIFQNFNLASSKTVYENIAFVLKAAGKKGEAVKNRVEELLALVGLSDKAKAYPAELSGGQKQRVGIARALANEAKILLCDEATSALDPTTTSAILELLKQLNQKFSLTIVLITHEIDVVKKICDRVAVMSQGEIVEMDKTFNLFANPKQQFTQNFLNIDENTHLPEPIRQNVKGKLVRLRYINENTTQPILYQSAFETGVAFNILHGFIEYFDQQALGNLVIELIGDPNNIQQLIAKLEHQSVIIEEIK, from the coding sequence CTGATTCAAGTAAAAAATGTATCTGTTCGCTTTGAGGCCAAAGATCAGATCATTGATGCAGTAAAAAATGTTTCATTTGAGGTTAATCATGGCGAGATATTTGGTATTATTGGCTCCAGTGGTGCAGGTAAAAGTACCTTAGTTCGCACTCTTAATCGACTTGCTGAGCCCAGCTCTGGACAGATTATTGTTGGTGGCACTGATATTCAGACGTTAAAAGGCCGACAATTAATGGCCTTTCGTTTTCAAGTCGGCATGATCTTCCAAAATTTCAACCTAGCTTCTTCAAAAACGGTTTATGAAAATATTGCCTTTGTACTAAAAGCTGCGGGTAAAAAAGGGGAAGCAGTCAAAAATAGAGTAGAGGAGTTACTTGCATTAGTGGGATTAAGCGACAAAGCTAAAGCTTATCCTGCTGAACTCAGTGGTGGACAAAAACAACGAGTTGGCATTGCCCGTGCATTAGCTAACGAAGCTAAAATATTACTGTGTGATGAAGCTACCAGCGCACTCGATCCGACCACAACCAGTGCCATTTTAGAATTACTTAAACAGCTTAATCAAAAGTTTTCCTTAACCATAGTGCTCATTACCCATGAAATTGATGTCGTAAAAAAAATCTGCGATCGAGTTGCTGTGATGTCTCAAGGTGAAATAGTTGAAATGGATAAAACCTTCAATTTGTTCGCTAATCCCAAACAGCAATTCACCCAAAATTTTCTTAACATTGATGAAAATACTCATTTGCCTGAACCTATTAGACAAAATGTTAAAGGTAAATTGGTTCGACTTCGCTATATCAACGAAAACACCACTCAACCTATTTTGTATCAATCTGCTTTTGAAACGGGTGTGGCTTTTAATATATTGCATGGTTTTATCGAATATTTTGACCAACAAGCACTAGGCAATTTAGTTATAGAGTTAATTGGTGATCCCAATAATATCCAACAGCTCATTGCGAAACTAGAACATCAAAGCGTGATCATTGAGGAAATAAAATAA